In Acropora muricata isolate sample 2 chromosome 13, ASM3666990v1, whole genome shotgun sequence, the DNA window GCTTCTCTGCTTTTCTCTTCGCAGTATCCAAAATTTCCGCTAAATTCTGTAGTCGTCCTTCTTTtccctgcttttctttttttttttttgcttgcgTGGAATCtacacttctgacaccatgttataTCAGGTAAAAAGCTTTATGCAGTACACACAGACGCCATGTATTTTTCAGTAGTTTTACTTGAAGTCACGTGACCCTAAATGATGTCATCTTGCATGCTCAATTCATAAGCTCTTCCAAAAGGCAGTGGTTTTGCATTGAGGCTATAACTGGAGGATCACACAGAAAGTACACAAAAGATAATGGGCAACTTCTGGTGGCAGGGAAGCGCTTAACTCTAGGGGTAAGGGGACCACGAGAGAAGCCCTCCTGGGGGAGACGTGATTGAGTGATACCAAGGGTAGTCAACCTGGACAGGGGTCCTGATCAGTCTCTGGGGGTGAGGCCCATATCCCCCAGTCACTAGGGACTAAGGGAAACCAGGAGGGGTGGCCCATCCTGAGTGGAGTACAGATAAGGTGTGACAGGGGGTCCACACCATGGAGTGGAGATTTTTCCGCACCTTCTCCAAAGGCTAAGCCCTACTGTGGGGTAAAGTGCAGTCAGGGGTTGTACTTCCCTGCCACTCTTTTATTGTGAAGCAACACAGTGGATTGATGTCCCTAAAATCCAATGAAGGAATAAGACCTAGTCTGGTAAAATACTGTAATGTACAGATTAATCTTACTGATACATAAGGCAGGAGAGGAATACAATAATGATCTGCATGCAAAAAACATTGTGGTTGTGCTGAATATATAGCAAACCCAGGTTTTAAAAAAAGACACACCGAAACAAAGGTTCTAGACAGAACTAAGGGTGGGAGGGAGGGAAAAATGGCTGCTGTGGGTGAACGGATACCCAACACGTATGACTAATAAAGGACAATGTGTGAGAACCAATGCAGCATAAGCATGATGAACATCTGATAGTATGAATGGAACCTTTGTGGAGTCTAGGTAAATATGTTGTGCTAGGTTACATAGACCCTATGCAAAAACAGCTGcctttaaattattcttttgttcacATTCAAATAGCTCAACTAACCTCACTTGGGATAACAAAGTCTTTAGAATTTTGTCACAAAAACGACATTAGTTGGGCTATTTTGAatatgaacaaaagaataatttaaaggCAGCCATTTTTGCATAAGGTCTATTGGACTTTGCCAAAGAGAAGACTATATCATAATAAACAATCGATTACTGTTCACTGTCCTCTCGTACTTTGGACTAGCATCTACTGTTATTTAGTAAAAGACTTAACCAAATCTTGCGTGTTGTGTTACCAAGAAACAGAGACATGATTGTTGCTAATATGAATGCGAATGTGCTTATGTAGGGCCCAATTCtcaggcttattagcatcagtTCTTGGACTAATAAGAGCTGATGAGGTGCTCAGGTGAAGgttatttcctttgaaaacaTTTTGGACCTTATTTGTATCATGAAAACTTTGAGATGACATCATTCTTTGCATTAAACCCTCAAAGATACattaatggtaaaaaaaaaaatggtggaaCATTTACCCTGCACATTTGGATTCGTGGCccttttgatttcttttctcaaGCCTTTCCTCTTGGTTGCCTTTTGCtgaaatttgtatttttgaACGATGTCCTTTGCATAAGAAAAGGGCTCTATTTTGATAAACAGTGATAGGATCTGATCAAGGAAAATGATGAATCTTCTTTTAGTGATCTCACATTCCTCCACCAGCATGTTCCACTTAGATCTCAGCTCTGACTTTTGGAGCAGTACATCAACAATCTTGTCCACAAAGATTTTGTGACAGACCTCCTTCCCCGTGTGGACACAAAACTGTAGTTCTGCtgcaacaaaaatgtcagtCAGGTATTCCTTGGGGTACCACCAACCTCCCCTATCTTTGGCAGTAATAAATGCTGTATCCTTGGCAATGAGCTCATCAACATGAAGCTAGTTGAGTAAAGCCATAAATTCCTCTTTTTCTTGGCAAATATTTGTTTCCTTAGAAGCCTTTGACAGGTGTTTTCTATACAAGTTACACAAGATATATCCTTCAAGGTGATTAAGAGGACCACCCTCAGCATCTTTCAAAGAAATCTCCACACAACTTTGACTGGAAGTTCGTTTTGAAAATGCCAGCTAGGAGCTAAATATCATCAAGAGTTAAAACTATTACCTTGCATCAACTCTCaggaaagttttgtttaagAGTGTCTTGGCTTGTAGTGGCACAGATGAATAAAAATTTTCTGGGTCACTCCTTTTATAAATAAATGCCAGACATGCAGTTAATGCATCCCTTTGTATATGACATGATCATGTGATACTTTGACTTGGGTACAATCATTAAATGCCTTTTCCATTCCCGCAGGGGAGCAAGTCATCTTTTCACAGTTCACTCAAGATTTCATGAATCATATTTTCCAACAGTGGCagtggtagcaaaatttcatgATGGCATCACTTGTCAACAACTACCAGAATTCACTGCGCATCTGATTATCCTCtcttattcacattttgcaatcCCAGAGGGGAAATAATTACATTATAGCCATGAGCCAGGCAAGAAAAAATGACACATTCTGATAGCTGAAGGCATGTGACACTACCACGAATAATTTGTCCTATTTGATATGATCGAAATATGTGGATCACAGGCATTCAAAACACATCTGGCAATGTTGAATACTGACGCAGTTTAATTATTGGGTTTATATTGGAAAAGTAAAATTAGCTTATTGTAAAGATACAATATAAAATAAGTTTACTTGAGCTGTATTTAGTGCCCTTCTGTATTCCTGAGGAAATCTGGGCTTGTTTTGCCATTCTGTGTCACTTCAGAAATACACAAGGACACAAAATACCACACAATATACAGCACAAATAAGTTTGAGATGCCTGTTGGACTGCTTTTAGGTTGGAACCAACAATGACACTATACATATTAGACAATGCTCCTTTgcaaacaaatcaaattttaatcttttttttttttctgagtatGCTGGACTCGCTGGGAATCACACTGAATTACACAGTAAGAATATTTCAAACAAGCGCAATTTTAATCCAGCTTTCCGCCAGTTCACAATAATGGACTGTGAATTCCAGTGAGCAGTAAGAAGATCATAAGTCGGTTAAGCTCTACTCTGACGCTCTCTATTATCTGTGACAATTTCTCAGTAATAAAGATTTCAAACTTCCCTGCTTTCGTTCTGAAGGTCGCGCTTCAAAGCACAAAATATTATAGCTTAAAACCTTACATCATTCTAAACAGCATCAAGCTCATTCTCCACCTCTTCAAACTCATCAGATGAACTGAAACACTCGTTCATATCTAAACACGTCAATAAACTTTCCTTGTCCACGTCTTCCGTAAGTAGAAATTCAACCTCGGTGCCTTCAGACTCACGAGCCAGGCAATCTCTAATTTTGTTTTGACTTGCAAGCGTGCACCTGCGATGTCACCTGATCAAAAGCCTCAACATATTGGCTAAGGTCTGGGCCATTTCCAGACACTCCGTGGAGAGGCTATGCGTTGACTTCCTGTCTGTCCAAGATTCTTAAGGATTTCGTTGTCACATGGTTAATTGACGATGTCAAGGACAAAATTGACTCTTACCTGGCTTACGCACCTCAATCTACCAGGAAAACATCTTTGCTTCCTTGACTTCTCTAAAGCTTTTGATCGTAATGGGTACAATGTACTAATAGAAAAGCTTCTGGACTTAGGCATTCGCACATCCTTAATATTGTTGGTCAGCGATTTCCCCGATGTGAACAAGTCATGCTATTGTTAGTCGGCCATGTTGATTCCCGTAACAAATAAAGTACAGTTCTGTTGTTAGActtggtgtcagaagtgggatcaTGGCAAACCTCAAAAGACCAGAGCTCAAGCTTGTGGGTAATGTgagtgaaaatttcaaaaattttgagCTTCGTTTTAACGATTATTGCATCCAAGCCAACTATCGTAACCTTGCCAAAGATCCTGTCACCGAACGAGTAGATCATTACAAAAGTCCTCTACTAGAGATTTCCGCCCTACGATCTTCACTTCCAGATGAAGCTTTGTCTGTACTTAGATACACAATAGATCCTCAGATCGGCCCCGACGACAAAAAGAAACCTTGGATTTGGATGGATAAACTACGCGCCCATTACACAGACACCTCAGGGGGTTCACTTCTCACCGACCGTTTCAAGTTCTGGACGTCCTCTCAAGCCTCGCATGAGTCCATACAAGAGTGGGAAGTCAAAGTAAGACAAGCGAGCAGCCTTTGTGCTTACGGTGATCTCACTGATGAACTCACTAGAGACAAATTTATCTTCGGTCTCAATGAGGATCACACGAGAACTGAGCTCCTCAAAACACACGTGAAACCTGACAACTCAAAGAAAACCCTGCAAGATGTGGTAGCAGAAGCGAGAGCCATTGAATCtgccaagcaaacaaacaaattaatcgTCGATTCGTCGAAAGGAACGGATGAAGAAGTCCACTGGACAGGCCTCAGACACAGCCAGATGAAACTCCGCAGGGAACCCGGAACATGCTTCTGGTGTGGAGACCGGCGAGGTGCCCACCCCTGGAAAATATGCCCTGCTAAAGGGAAAACTTGCTCATCTTGTGGCGGCAATGACCATTTCGCCCGAGTATGCCTGGAGGACCCTAAGTTCACAGTACGAGATTCCAGATCCAAACCTTCCACCAACACATCATATGCTAGAAAAGACGCGAATGGACAGCGACGTGACCCCCGACAGGGTGCTCCGCGACACTACCCAACTACCCAATCACAAGATCTGCATTACACTGACACATCCTTTGATCATGACTGTGCTTTCACCTACTCATTAGAAGCACAAGTTCACAGCGTTGCAGCGTCCAGACAGGCGAAACGCTACTTTACAAACCTAGCACTCTCCACGACAGGTTCAGCATTCACTCAAGTCATGTTCCAAATAGACACCGCAGCAACATGCAACACCATGTCCCTCAGCACGTTGCGATCATTTCTGCCTGATGCAGACCTCAAACGATCCCCCTACCGTCTATATCCCTACGGAAACTCGAAACCGTTGGAACCTGAAGGTCAAGTCGACTTAGTATGCGAAAGACAGGACGGATATGTAACACTCACCTTTCAAATCCTGCCAGACTCATCCATCGGATCCAAACCAGCACTACTGTCGGGGAGCGACAGTGAAAGACTAGGACTTATCACAGTGCACGCTGATGAAATCCATTCCCTATCCTCCGAGGTGGAAACCACAACTGCCGAGCACGAAAACCTCCCAGGGATCCAGTGTTCCCGACTATGGGATGTAGCCTCGTATCATGTCGAAACGATTCCAGAAACAAAAGTCACTATGGCTTGCAACCATCTTCGACAACTCCATGAGACGACCGCCAACCCATGTACTCCTGCACCATCGCCCTCTAAGCCAATCAAAGTTCTATCAAAATGACAGCTTCCACTTCCTGGCCAGCTACGTAAGGAAGACATTCTAGAGCAGTACGCGGACACCTTCAAAGGTCTTGGTCTGCTGGGCCCAGCTGTTCATTTTCAAGTAGATGAAAACGTCCAACCTGTGCAGATGCCAGTTCACAGAATACCAGTGGCAAAGCGAGAGCGTGAAAAACAAGCTTTGGATCGTTACGTTGAACAAGGAGTTATCATCAAGGTACACGAACCAACCGCCTGGTGCTCCAATGAACTGATCCGTGAAACACCGAAGAAGTTCAGAGTCTGTATAGACCCAAGTCAAACAGTAAACAAGGCCATACATCGCCCCAAACACCAGATGCCAACCTTAAATGAAAAGCTTCATAAACTAAGTGCAGCGAAATGCTTCTCTCTAGCTGATGTTAAAGACGGCTTTCTCCACATTCCTCTCGATGAAGAATCATCATGGATGACCACCATGCACACATCCTACGGCAGATACAGATGGCTTCGTCTGCCCTTTGGTATTACCAGCGCTCCTGAAGAGTTCCAGATGAGGCTGACAACTGCCCTTGAAGGCCTTGAAGGCCTAGAAGGCATAATATGCATTGCTGATGATATATTAGTATATGGCGAAGGAAACGACTATATGGAAGCTGAAAAGGACCATGACAGAAGATTCATAGCTCCAATGGAACGCTGTCACAAACTGAACATCAAACTCAATGCAACAAAGCTTCAGTTCAAGCTCAAGGAACTCAAATTCATGGGCACCACTATATCAGATCAAGGAATGAAACCTGATCCGGACAAAGTAGCAGCAATAACCCAGATGCAACCTCCGGAAAACAAGGCAGCCCTCCTGCGCTTCATCGGCATGGTCAACTATCTGTCCCCCTTCTGTGCAAACCTGAGCTCAGTGATTCAGCCTCTGCGAATGCTCACCCAGGATTCTGTACCTTTCGTTTGGTCTAAAGTTCAGGATGGCGCATTTAATAAAGTAAAGCAACTGATCTCCTCTGCCCCGGTTCTAGCCTACTATGACCTAGACAAACCAGTCGTACTTCAGACGGATGCCAGTGATTATGCCCTTGGCGGTGCACTCTTACAACCCAACGACAAGGGTAAGCTGCAACCTGTCGCCTTCACATCCTCCAGCATGAGTCCCACAGAACAGCGTTACTCTCAGATTGAAAAGGAATGCCTGGCGATATGCAACTGTTTTCAGAAGTTCGACCAGTGGCTATATGGCAAATCTGACATTGAAGTACACACCGATCATCAGCCTCTCGAAACGATATATAAGAAACCTTTGAACAAAGCCCCAGCCCGTCTGCAAAGGATGCTGATGAAACTGCAGCGATATCGATTCAACCTAACTTACAAGCGGGGCCCCACACTACACCTAGCAGACACCCTCTCTCGGGCGGCCCTTCCACAGCCAATATCAGCAAGGGTAACACACTTCGATGTCTTCCGAATGGAGATGGAGTCCAGCGAGTTCAGCAGAAACGCTAGACTGGAAGAAAGCACTGAGAAGCACCTGCGCGAAGAGACAAGCAAAGACATCACATTGACAGCCCTACACAAAGTAATTGTTCACGGCTGGCCTGGAGACAGGTTGAACATCTCTGAACCCCTGCGTCCCTACTGGTCATATCGAGACGAACTGTCAGTGCAGAATGGTATAATATACAAAGGCACGCAAGTCATGGTCC includes these proteins:
- the LOC136896684 gene encoding uncharacterized protein, with product MANLKRPELKLVGNVSENFKNFELRFNDYCIQANYRNLAKDPVTERVDHYKSPLLEISALRSSLPDEALSVLRYTIDPQIGPDDKKKPWIWMDKLRAHYTDTSGGSLLTDRFKFWTSSQASHESIQEWEVKVRQASSLCAYGDLTDELTRDKFIFGLNEDHTRTELLKTHVKPDNSKKTLQDVVAEARAIESAKQTNKLIVDSSKGTDEEVHWTGLRHSQMKLRREPGTCFWCGDRRGAHPWKICPAKGKTCSSCGGNDHFARVCLEDPKFTVRDSRSKPSTNTSYARKDANGQRRDPRQGAPRHYPTTQSQDLHYTDTSFDHDCAFTYSLEAQVHSVAASRQAKRYFTNLALSTTGSAFTQVMFQIDTAATCNTMSLSTLRSFLPDADLKRSPYRLYPYGNSKPLEPEGQVDLVCERQDGYVTLTFQILPDSSIGSKPALLSGSDSERLGLITVHADEIHSLSSEVETTTAEHENLPGIQCSRLWDVASYHVETIPETKVTMACNHLRQLHETTANPCTPAPSPSKPIKVLSK